One part of the Paenibacillus silvisoli genome encodes these proteins:
- a CDS encoding GNAT family N-acetyltransferase: protein MIIRTEKEADYDRVRQVVDKAFGNQDEESALVERIRQSDGFIPSLSLVAESAEEGIAGHALFSKASVVDGQRGVDVLVLAPIAISPSRQKQGIGTRLIDEGLKRSRELGFPGVLLIGHPGYYPRLGFRPASAYGLVLKQFQVPDEVFMAIELRENGLEALRGGELRYPASFGIQKDQ from the coding sequence ATGATCATTCGTACAGAGAAGGAAGCCGACTACGATCGCGTACGGCAAGTCGTGGATAAGGCTTTCGGGAATCAAGATGAAGAGTCGGCTCTCGTGGAACGAATCCGGCAATCGGATGGTTTTATCCCTTCCTTGTCGCTCGTAGCGGAATCGGCCGAGGAGGGCATCGCGGGGCATGCGCTATTCAGCAAAGCGAGCGTCGTGGATGGACAGCGAGGCGTTGATGTCCTCGTACTGGCGCCTATTGCAATATCGCCTTCGCGGCAGAAGCAAGGGATCGGCACGCGATTGATCGACGAAGGGCTGAAGCGAAGCCGGGAGCTCGGCTTCCCGGGCGTGCTGCTAATCGGCCACCCCGGGTATTATCCCCGGCTGGGGTTTCGCCCGGCAAGCGCATATGGGCTGGTCTTGAAGCAATTTCAGGTTCCGGATGAGGTGTTTATGGCGATCGAGCTGCGGGAGAACGGACTTGAGGCGCTTCGCGGCGGCGAGCTGCGTTATCCGGCCTCGTTTGGCATACAGAAAGATCAATGA
- a CDS encoding dihydroorotate dehydrogenase has product MSGVHGGFTSAGVILVLFILLVIVLRGVMW; this is encoded by the coding sequence ATGTCCGGTGTACACGGCGGCTTTACTTCTGCAGGCGTAATTCTTGTTCTGTTCATTCTACTGGTCATCGTACTCCGCGGGGTTATGTGGTAA
- a CDS encoding Cof-type HAD-IIB family hydrolase → MGTINYDIIALDVDGTLLTDDHVLTPAVREAVREAHTRGAEIVLCTGRGPASALPVLDALGLSGTMITHNGAATIDAAKRKVLHQYSIEAVELERFRSYCLQNGLHFDVNTAFDMYIEGITSEAEEMYRMFEAKPVMRDAKEPLPEGLVKFTLFGSKAALDVVEAEWNGWTHGLHHIRSGDLFIDVQHREATKGTALRELAKVRGVDPSRVMAIGNYFNDVGMLTFAGLGVAVANSPEGVKEAADALTRSNEEDGVAHALQTYAFA, encoded by the coding sequence ATGGGCACGATTAATTACGATATCATTGCATTGGATGTCGACGGCACGCTGCTGACCGACGATCATGTGCTGACGCCGGCTGTACGCGAAGCGGTGCGCGAGGCGCATACGCGGGGAGCGGAAATCGTATTGTGTACGGGCAGAGGGCCGGCATCGGCGCTGCCGGTGCTGGACGCGCTCGGGCTGTCGGGCACGATGATTACCCATAACGGAGCGGCGACGATCGATGCCGCGAAGCGCAAGGTGCTGCATCAATACAGCATCGAAGCCGTGGAGCTGGAACGGTTTCGGTCGTACTGCTTGCAAAACGGCCTTCATTTTGACGTCAATACGGCTTTCGATATGTACATCGAGGGGATTACGTCCGAAGCGGAGGAGATGTACCGGATGTTCGAAGCGAAGCCGGTCATGCGCGATGCGAAAGAGCCGCTGCCGGAAGGGCTCGTGAAGTTTACGCTGTTCGGCAGCAAGGCGGCGCTCGATGTCGTGGAAGCGGAGTGGAACGGCTGGACGCACGGACTCCATCATATCCGGAGCGGCGACCTGTTTATCGACGTGCAGCACAGGGAAGCGACCAAAGGAACGGCGCTTCGGGAGCTGGCGAAGGTGCGCGGGGTCGATCCGAGCCGCGTGATGGCGATCGGCAATTATTTTAACGATGTAGGCATGCTTACGTTCGCGGGTCTTGGCGTCGCTGTCGCCAACTCGCCTGAGGGCGTGAAGGAAGCGGCGGACGCTCTAACGCGTTCCAATGAAGAAGACGGAGTGGCGCACGCGCTCCAGACGTATGCGTTCGCATAA
- a CDS encoding pseudouridine synthase, with protein MAKRMRLDKLLANMGFGTRSEIRRAVKQGRVTVDGAVVKDFGLQLDPEAAAVQFDGEQVVYRETIYVMLNKPQGVVSATEDTRDRTVVDLLEQGDRVLQPFPVGRLDKDTEGLLLLTNDGKLAHELLSPKKHVPKTYEALVHGDVGENDRAAFADGVTLDDGYETMPAQLVIGPKEARGEEGVFSQITLTIHEGKFHQVKRMFEAVGKKVVYLRRISMGPLQLDPSLPLGEYRPLTDEELTMLQSVHRAED; from the coding sequence ATGGCAAAACGAATGCGGCTGGACAAGCTGCTGGCAAATATGGGGTTCGGTACGCGGAGCGAAATCCGGCGGGCCGTGAAGCAGGGACGGGTAACCGTTGACGGCGCCGTCGTCAAGGATTTCGGATTGCAGCTCGATCCGGAGGCGGCGGCCGTACAGTTCGACGGGGAACAGGTCGTATATCGCGAAACGATCTATGTGATGCTGAACAAGCCGCAAGGCGTCGTATCGGCTACGGAAGATACGCGCGACCGCACGGTCGTCGATCTGCTCGAACAAGGCGATCGCGTACTGCAGCCGTTTCCGGTCGGCCGGCTGGATAAGGATACGGAAGGGCTGCTGCTGCTCACCAATGACGGCAAGCTGGCTCACGAGCTTCTGTCACCGAAGAAGCATGTACCGAAGACGTATGAGGCGCTTGTTCACGGCGATGTGGGCGAAAACGATCGGGCTGCATTCGCCGATGGCGTGACGCTGGATGACGGTTACGAAACGATGCCGGCTCAGCTCGTGATCGGCCCGAAGGAAGCCCGCGGCGAAGAAGGCGTGTTCAGCCAAATTACGCTGACGATTCATGAAGGGAAATTTCATCAAGTGAAGCGGATGTTCGAGGCGGTGGGCAAGAAGGTTGTCTATCTTCGCCGCATTTCGATGGGGCCGCTGCAACTTGACCCGTCGCTGCCGCTTGGGGAATACCGGCCGCTGACGGATGAAGAATTGACGATGCTGCAGTCCGTCCATCGGGCGGAAGATTGA